From Spiroplasma eriocheiris, the proteins below share one genomic window:
- a CDS encoding lysophospholipid acyltransferase family protein, translated as MPNIWKIILTLPRFLRMLTKSKSMARKIKRDPNIVSEEYRYHWLQKRTKYMLWIFDIKLIVHNEENWIDKGCLMVANHQSNIDPAIIFRLNDFNKTAPCAFIAKKELATDKRFKNFVALIDVLFLDRKNPRQAIEVINEANELIRVPRTMVVFPEGTRSHQQEMGEFQAGSFKIAQKAHAPIIPVSLVNSYQVLNKKVKQKGKKYIHVVFHKPIKPDTFMTKPTDLISNNVKQIIQKGIDQYKDVDHKKAYEKYRAELKQKAKNA; from the coding sequence ATGCCAAATATATGAAAAATTATCTTAACATTGCCCCGTTTTTTACGAATGTTAACAAAATCAAAGAGCATGGCCAGAAAAATTAAACGTGATCCCAATATTGTTTCTGAGGAATACCGTTATCACTGGCTCCAAAAACGAACAAAGTATATGTTATGAATTTTTGATATTAAGTTAATTGTTCATAACGAAGAAAATTGAATTGATAAGGGTTGTTTGATGGTTGCTAACCACCAGTCAAATATTGATCCTGCTATTATTTTTCGGTTAAATGATTTTAATAAAACCGCCCCGTGTGCTTTTATTGCCAAGAAGGAATTAGCAACTGACAAGCGTTTTAAAAATTTTGTGGCTTTAATTGATGTGTTATTCTTAGACCGTAAGAATCCGCGTCAAGCAATTGAAGTTATTAATGAAGCAAACGAATTAATTCGTGTGCCCCGGACAATGGTTGTTTTCCCGGAAGGAACCCGTAGTCATCAACAAGAAATGGGAGAATTCCAAGCGGGAAGTTTTAAAATCGCTCAAAAAGCACATGCGCCAATTATTCCAGTGTCACTTGTTAATTCATACCAAGTTTTAAATAAAAAAGTTAAACAAAAAGGCAAGAAATATATTCATGTTGTGTTTCATAAACCAATTAAACCAGATACTTTTATGACCAAACCAACAGACTTAATTTCGAACAATGTTAAACAAATCATTCAAAAAGGAATTGATCAATATAAAGATGTTGATCATAAGAAAGCCTATGAAAAATATCGTGCCGAATTAAAACAAAAAGCCAAAAATGCTTAA
- the thyA gene encoding thymidylate synthase, with amino-acid sequence MKQYLTMAQFILDNGLAKQDRTNTGTISYFGYQMRFNLAEGFPLLTTKKVHFKSVVYELLWFIKGDTNIKYLVDHNVRIWNEWPYEKYTKSPDYQNETLTEFVEKIKTDDEFAKKYGDLGPVYGKQWRNFEGVNQLAKLIDNLKTNPYSRRHILSAWNPKEVDNMALPPCHTLVQFYVSQDNKLSCQLYQRSADVFLGVPFNIASYALLTYMIAQVCGFEVGDFVHSFGDCHIYQNHLAQINEQLTRTPRVLPTLKLNPGVKSLFDFTYEDIVLENYDPYPAIKGLVAV; translated from the coding sequence ATGAAACAGTATCTAACAATGGCCCAATTTATTTTAGATAATGGTTTAGCCAAGCAAGACCGAACTAATACCGGAACAATTTCTTATTTTGGTTATCAAATGCGCTTTAATTTAGCGGAAGGGTTCCCCTTGTTAACAACGAAAAAAGTTCATTTTAAATCAGTGGTGTATGAATTACTTTGGTTTATTAAGGGTGACACTAATATTAAATATTTAGTTGACCATAATGTCCGAATTTGAAACGAATGACCATATGAAAAATATACAAAGTCACCAGATTATCAAAATGAAACTTTAACTGAATTTGTTGAAAAAATTAAAACAGATGATGAATTCGCAAAGAAATATGGGGATTTAGGTCCAGTTTATGGAAAACAATGGCGTAATTTTGAAGGAGTGAACCAACTAGCAAAGTTAATTGATAATTTAAAAACTAACCCTTATTCACGTCGTCACATTTTAAGTGCTTGAAATCCAAAAGAAGTTGATAATATGGCCTTACCACCTTGTCATACCCTTGTGCAGTTCTATGTTTCTCAAGATAATAAATTAAGTTGTCAATTATATCAACGCAGTGCGGATGTTTTTTTAGGAGTTCCGTTTAATATTGCGAGTTATGCGTTATTAACTTATATGATTGCCCAGGTGTGCGGTTTTGAAGTTGGAGATTTTGTTCATAGTTTTGGTGATTGTCATATTTATCAAAATCACTTAGCCCAAATTAATGAACAATTAACGAGAACGCCCCGCGTATTACCAACCTTAAAATTAAACCCCGGAGTAAAGTCATTATTTGATTTTACTTATGAAGATATTGTTTTAGAAAACTATGATCCATATCCGGCCATTAAAGGTTTGGTGGCAGTGTAA
- a CDS encoding RidA family protein, with translation MAHQVINTDQAPSAIGPYSQAIKAGDFIYVSGQLPLVPSTMEFISNDIADQTKQSLLNIQAILAAANATLEDVVKVNIFLKDMNDFAKMNEVYGQFFNTNKPARAAVQVGKLPKDALVEIEAVAFCG, from the coding sequence ATGGCACATCAAGTAATTAATACTGATCAAGCACCAAGTGCAATTGGACCATATTCACAAGCAATTAAAGCTGGCGATTTTATTTATGTTTCGGGGCAATTACCATTAGTTCCTTCAACAATGGAATTTATTAGTAATGATATTGCTGATCAAACTAAACAATCATTATTAAACATTCAAGCAATCTTAGCCGCTGCGAATGCAACCTTGGAAGATGTTGTTAAAGTTAATATTTTCTTAAAAGATATGAATGATTTTGCCAAAATGAACGAGGTCTATGGTCAATTTTTTAATACGAACAAACCAGCGCGAGCTGCCGTTCAGGTTGGAAAACTGCCCAAAGATGCGTTAGTTGAAATTGAAGCCGTGGCATTTTGCGGTTAA
- a CDS encoding lipoprotein: protein MKKLLAILGAVGLTATGASSVVACNKPENPKPPVLGGLTASDFSQVLLNVDSKEKLNTTVVKVLATKVESAHQKEVNDNLDLFGNAFLITYKGWDGTSSLKNGDTIHLTITKANDDQIREFYKDQHGDFISPEQLALARKMQGYLAGTKFDGDVLISDQNFRKNISNLTFPQPITVTGSSVATPGQVSKADVTSAVNMVVQNLIDKIVTGTKLDTDYHTAITLDDGTTFPATVDLSTANLNIKITVTSISTSTLITGNANNKSAQLAQITTNV, encoded by the coding sequence ATGAAAAAACTTTTAGCAATTCTAGGAGCTGTTGGTTTAACAGCAACCGGTGCTTCATCAGTGGTTGCTTGTAATAAGCCCGAAAATCCAAAACCTCCTGTTTTAGGTGGTTTAACAGCTAGTGATTTTAGCCAGGTGTTATTAAATGTTGATAGTAAAGAAAAACTTAACACAACAGTTGTGAAAGTTCTTGCAACCAAGGTGGAGAGTGCTCATCAAAAGGAAGTTAATGATAACCTCGATTTATTTGGGAATGCTTTTTTAATTACTTATAAAGGTTGAGATGGAACAAGTAGTTTAAAAAATGGTGATACTATTCATTTAACAATTACTAAAGCAAATGATGATCAAATTCGCGAGTTTTATAAAGACCAGCATGGTGATTTTATTAGTCCTGAACAATTAGCATTAGCGCGAAAAATGCAAGGCTATTTAGCAGGGACAAAATTTGATGGGGATGTTCTAATCTCTGATCAAAATTTCCGAAAAAATATTAGTAATCTTACTTTTCCCCAACCAATCACCGTGACTGGAAGTTCAGTCGCAACTCCCGGTCAGGTTAGCAAAGCTGATGTAACAAGTGCAGTTAACATGGTGGTACAAAATTTAATTGATAAGATTGTAACAGGAACTAAATTAGATACGGACTACCATACCGCAATAACTTTAGATGATGGAACGACGTTTCCCGCCACAGTTGATTTAAGTACTGCTAATCTTAACATTAAAATTACAGTGACTTCAATTTCAACTTCAACATTAATAACAGGTAATGCGAATAATAAATCAGCGCAATTAGCGCAAATTACAACCAATGTCTAA
- a CDS encoding dihydrofolate reductase, which translates to MIKLLWAMDQHGLIGKDNHLPWHIKAELQHFKAETLNKTILLGRTTFEGINRVLPNRKTIVVTHNPNYYFNHPDVQVVHDLQPILIEYQQNPNNELIVCGGSKVYEETLPVADELIISYIKGEYTGDTYFPPFNLDDFELKFIQEYDEFTIKRYVRRRRT; encoded by the coding sequence ATGATTAAGTTATTATGAGCAATGGATCAGCATGGTTTAATTGGAAAGGATAATCACTTACCATGACATATTAAAGCTGAACTTCAACATTTTAAAGCCGAAACTCTTAATAAAACAATTTTATTAGGACGGACTACTTTTGAAGGAATTAATCGGGTGTTACCTAATCGAAAAACAATTGTGGTGACTCATAATCCTAACTATTACTTTAACCATCCGGATGTGCAGGTTGTTCATGATTTACAACCAATCCTCATAGAATATCAACAAAATCCGAATAATGAGTTAATAGTTTGTGGGGGGTCAAAGGTGTATGAGGAAACTTTACCTGTGGCGGATGAGTTAATTATTAGTTATATTAAGGGTGAATATACTGGTGATACTTATTTTCCCCCTTTTAATCTTGATGATTTTGAATTAAAATTTATTCAAGAGTATGATGAATTTACTATTAAAAGATATGTGAGAAGGAGAAGAACTTAA
- a CDS encoding peroxiredoxin gives MNLKTTPFLFEDNHQHLLSEFQKEKGYILYFFPKASTPGCTLETIAYNKHYQEFLQRGYNVIGISRDNPKKQHQFKCDHAVAFPMLCDIDEKLCQHFDVMKQKKMFNNTFMAIERSTFVVDNNFNILQAWRKVKPVDHIEDVLKFLDK, from the coding sequence ATGAATTTAAAAACAACACCATTTTTATTTGAGGATAATCACCAGCATTTATTATCGGAATTTCAAAAGGAAAAGGGCTATATCTTATATTTTTTCCCGAAAGCATCAACCCCAGGATGTACATTAGAAACAATAGCCTATAACAAGCATTACCAAGAATTTTTACAAAGAGGATACAATGTGATTGGGATTTCCCGGGATAATCCCAAAAAACAACATCAATTTAAATGTGACCATGCGGTTGCGTTTCCAATGCTATGTGATATTGATGAAAAACTCTGCCAACATTTTGATGTTATGAAACAAAAAAAGATGTTCAATAATACTTTTATGGCAATTGAAAGAAGTACTTTTGTTGTTGACAATAATTTTAATATTCTTCAAGCTTGACGAAAAGTAAAACCCGTTGACCATATTGAAGATGTTTTAAAATTTCTTGATAAATAA
- a CDS encoding valine--tRNA ligase, with product MKELFDKKYQPQIVEKDKYEFWKANGYFTSDVNSPKPPFAIVIPPPNVTGKLHLGHAWDTTLQDLIIRYKKLNGYDTLYLPGMDHAGIATQSKVEERLRTVNNILRHDLGREKFIEQVWAWKEEYADIIRSQWAKLGLALDYQKEQFTLNDNLSLAVRKVFRELYNKGLIYRGYRIIPWDPHQQTALSNIEVIYKEAEGKMYYFKYFLENSTTEYLTIATTRPETMFADQCVIVNPQDERYKKYWNKKVINPANNELIPVICDDYVEMDFGTGAMKCTPAHDPNDYEIGLRHHLAMPICMNLDGTMNELAGKYQGQDRFAARSNLVTDLIAQGLVVKIENHHHQVGFSERSDTIVEPYLSKQWFVKMQPLARAVINLQNSAERVNFFPERFNRTLLTWMENIQDWCISRQLWWGHQIPVWYHKNDETKIYVGVNPPSDLENWTQDEDVLDTWFSSALWPFTTLGWNWDEKLFNRYFPTNVLVTGYDIIFFWVSRMMFQALEFTEQKPFNDVLIHGLIRDEQGRKMSKSLGNGIDPMDVIDQYGADTLRHFLMTNSAPGQDLRYSQEKINASWNFINKLWNASRYVLLNLPTGFVPWTAFANEIDQIIHQHQENNIDSWILSELTKTLHQVKENMDNYEFVLAGKELYDFVWNKYCSWYIELAKVNLNSSQQEVKEITLQTLYYVLKQILIMLHPFIPFVSEEIYQHLNLQPSIMLETYPDVNFTYPVNFLNDVIMIIPAIRELRNEHNIGRDHEIKIIINPQADYYEHLKTYQPAINEYLKKLVNAEIIEVTYQLPGGDYISLPLTHYTLEVITAGLIDRTVEQEKLKQELAKLEQELERSRNILNNQNFLTKASPEKVKAEQEKYQQYLNQYEQIKGKL from the coding sequence ATGAAAGAATTATTTGATAAAAAATACCAACCGCAAATTGTGGAAAAAGATAAGTATGAATTTTGAAAAGCAAATGGTTATTTTACCAGTGATGTTAATTCGCCCAAACCACCATTTGCAATTGTAATCCCGCCGCCAAATGTTACTGGCAAGCTACATTTAGGGCACGCCTGGGATACAACATTACAAGATTTAATTATTCGTTATAAAAAATTAAATGGGTATGATACTTTATATTTACCAGGAATGGACCATGCGGGAATTGCAACCCAAAGTAAGGTTGAAGAGCGATTACGAACAGTTAATAATATTTTACGGCATGATTTAGGGCGTGAAAAATTTATTGAACAAGTTTGAGCATGAAAAGAAGAATACGCAGATATTATTCGTAGTCAATGGGCAAAATTAGGATTAGCATTGGATTATCAAAAAGAACAGTTTACCTTAAACGATAATTTATCGTTAGCAGTCCGCAAAGTTTTTAGGGAGTTATATAATAAAGGTTTAATTTACCGTGGTTATCGCATTATTCCGTGAGATCCGCATCAACAAACGGCGCTTTCTAATATTGAAGTTATTTATAAAGAAGCGGAAGGGAAGATGTATTACTTTAAATACTTCTTAGAAAACAGTACCACTGAATATTTAACCATTGCCACAACTCGTCCCGAAACAATGTTTGCTGATCAATGTGTTATTGTTAATCCCCAGGATGAACGTTACAAAAAATATTGAAATAAAAAAGTTATTAATCCAGCTAATAATGAATTAATTCCAGTTATTTGTGATGATTATGTTGAAATGGACTTTGGGACTGGCGCTATGAAATGTACTCCTGCCCATGACCCTAATGACTATGAAATTGGCCTTCGCCATCACCTAGCAATGCCAATTTGTATGAACTTAGATGGTACTATGAATGAACTAGCAGGGAAGTATCAAGGCCAGGATCGCTTTGCTGCGCGCAGTAACTTAGTAACTGATTTAATTGCCCAAGGGTTAGTTGTTAAAATTGAAAATCATCATCACCAAGTTGGTTTTTCAGAACGCAGTGATACAATTGTTGAACCATATTTATCAAAACAATGATTTGTTAAAATGCAACCGTTAGCAAGGGCGGTTATTAATTTACAAAATAGTGCCGAACGAGTTAATTTTTTCCCGGAACGTTTTAATCGTACCTTGTTAACTTGAATGGAAAATATTCAAGATTGGTGTATTTCCCGTCAGTTATGATGAGGTCATCAAATTCCAGTATGGTACCACAAAAATGATGAAACAAAAATTTATGTTGGTGTTAATCCACCTAGTGACTTAGAGAACTGAACCCAAGATGAAGATGTTTTAGATACTTGGTTTTCTTCCGCCTTATGACCGTTTACGACCCTCGGGTGAAATTGAGATGAAAAATTATTTAATCGTTATTTTCCAACTAATGTCTTAGTAACGGGTTATGATATTATTTTCTTTTGAGTATCACGAATGATGTTTCAAGCATTAGAATTTACTGAGCAAAAACCATTTAATGATGTTTTAATTCATGGGTTAATTCGGGATGAACAAGGACGAAAAATGAGTAAATCATTAGGGAACGGGATTGATCCGATGGATGTGATCGACCAGTACGGAGCTGATACTCTCCGTCATTTCTTAATGACTAATAGTGCTCCTGGTCAAGACTTACGTTATTCCCAAGAAAAAATTAACGCGTCATGAAATTTTATTAATAAACTATGAAATGCTTCTCGTTATGTGTTATTAAACTTGCCAACTGGTTTTGTTCCGTGAACAGCTTTTGCCAACGAGATTGACCAAATTATTCATCAACACCAAGAAAATAATATTGATAGTTGAATTCTTAGTGAATTAACAAAAACTTTACATCAGGTTAAAGAAAATATGGATAACTATGAGTTTGTGTTGGCTGGCAAAGAGTTATATGATTTTGTGTGAAATAAATATTGTTCATGGTATATTGAACTTGCAAAAGTTAATTTAAATAGTAGTCAGCAAGAAGTGAAAGAAATTACTTTGCAAACTTTATACTATGTTTTAAAACAAATTTTAATTATGTTGCATCCTTTTATTCCATTTGTGAGTGAAGAGATCTACCAACACTTAAATTTACAACCATCAATTATGTTAGAAACATATCCCGATGTTAACTTTACTTATCCAGTTAATTTTTTAAATGATGTTATTATGATTATTCCCGCCATTCGTGAATTACGCAATGAGCACAATATTGGTCGGGATCATGAAATCAAAATTATTATTAATCCTCAAGCAGATTATTATGAGCATTTGAAAACTTACCAACCAGCGATTAATGAATATTTAAAAAAATTAGTTAACGCCGAAATTATAGAGGTTACTTATCAGTTGCCAGGAGGAGATTATATTTCTTTACCATTAACTCATTACACATTAGAAGTTATTACAGCTGGTTTAATTGACCGTACGGTGGAACAAGAAAAATTAAAACAAGAATTGGCTAAATTGGAACAAGAACTAGAACGGAGTCGCAATATTTTAAATAATCAAAATTTCTTAACCAAAGCATCTCCTGAGAAGGTTAAAGCTGAACAAGAAAAATATCAACAATATTTAAACCAATATGAACAAATCAAAGGAAAACTTTAA
- the trmFO gene encoding methylenetetrahydrofolate--tRNA-(uracil(54)-C(5))-methyltransferase (FADH(2)-oxidizing) TrmFO — protein sequence MTTVNIIGAGLAGCEAAYQLATRGVKVKLYESKRINKNPVQKLDYFAELVCSNSLRSDNITNGVGLLKAEMAMLDSLVIKAAYANRVPAGGALAVDREGFSKYITEALANHPNIEILDQEYNQINDKEITLIATGPLTTDSLQAALRDFLGKEYFYFFDAAAPIITKDSIDFKKAYYKSRYDLGEGKDYINCPLTKAEFDNWVNELVNAEVVQLHDFEKEIYFEGCMPIEVMAKRSQQSLLFGPMKPVGLAMPNGAKPYAVVQLRQDNAIDSLYNIVGFQTNLKFPEQKRIIQLIPGLENAVIVRYGVMHKNNFINSPVLLQPTLQLKTNPHLFFAGQITGVEGYVESAAMGLASAINIFRYVNQQALLEFPRETMIGSLINYIINASPDNFQPMKANFGIIPDFTDQKFNSKLEKYQAYGSRSLTALENFIKENGV from the coding sequence ATGACAACTGTAAATATTATTGGGGCTGGTTTAGCTGGGTGTGAAGCTGCCTATCAGTTAGCAACCCGGGGAGTTAAAGTTAAACTTTATGAAAGCAAGCGCATTAATAAAAATCCGGTTCAAAAATTAGATTATTTTGCTGAACTAGTATGTTCAAATTCGTTACGAAGTGATAATATCACCAATGGAGTGGGATTATTAAAAGCCGAAATGGCAATGTTGGATTCGCTAGTTATTAAAGCGGCCTATGCCAACCGGGTTCCAGCCGGGGGTGCCTTAGCTGTTGACCGTGAGGGTTTTTCGAAATATATTACGGAAGCGTTAGCTAATCATCCGAACATTGAAATTCTTGATCAGGAATATAACCAGATTAATGACAAAGAAATTACTTTAATTGCAACCGGGCCCCTTACAACTGATAGCCTCCAAGCAGCGCTTCGTGATTTCTTAGGCAAAGAATATTTTTATTTCTTTGATGCTGCCGCCCCAATTATTACCAAGGATAGTATTGATTTTAAGAAAGCATACTATAAATCTCGTTATGATTTAGGAGAAGGTAAGGATTATATTAATTGTCCGTTAACAAAAGCGGAATTTGATAACTGAGTAAATGAACTTGTTAATGCTGAAGTTGTGCAATTGCATGACTTTGAAAAAGAAATTTATTTTGAAGGTTGTATGCCAATTGAAGTAATGGCTAAGCGTAGCCAACAATCATTATTATTTGGTCCAATGAAACCAGTTGGTTTAGCAATGCCCAATGGTGCGAAGCCTTATGCGGTGGTTCAACTGCGCCAAGATAATGCCATTGATAGTTTATATAATATTGTGGGTTTCCAAACTAATTTAAAATTTCCCGAACAAAAAAGAATTATTCAATTAATTCCCGGATTAGAAAATGCGGTGATTGTTCGTTATGGAGTTATGCATAAAAATAATTTTATTAATTCCCCAGTTTTATTACAACCAACATTACAATTAAAAACAAATCCCCATCTTTTCTTTGCGGGACAAATTACCGGGGTGGAAGGCTATGTTGAATCTGCTGCGATGGGTTTGGCAAGTGCCATTAATATTTTTCGTTATGTTAACCAGCAAGCATTACTTGAATTTCCGCGAGAAACAATGATTGGTTCTTTAATTAATTATATTATTAATGCGAGTCCGGATAATTTTCAACCAATGAAAGCTAATTTTGGGATTATTCCTGATTTTACTGACCAAAAATTTAATTCAAAATTAGAAAAATACCAAGCTTATGGTTCGCGATCACTAACAGCCTTGGAAAACTTCATTAAAGAAAACGGAGTTTAA
- a CDS encoding NADP-dependent glyceraldehyde-3-phosphate dehydrogenase has translation MNWTLDALIDGKLINNGEWLEIISPIDLKPCGKVPALKAKEIDLAFKSARQHKREWANLTLFERIKYLEDWSALLLKHKAELAKIMAYEVGKNLKDGETEVLRSVEYIEYTIEEAKRIQPEALTGDGWNIKNKMGIFTRVPRGVILAISPYNYPVNLSISKIAPSLVVGNTVVFKPATNGSLVGLYMAKLAMEANFPRGVFNVVTGRGRDIGDLLVSHHEINLISFTGSVEVGNHIKNMAKGRELVLELGGKDPALVLADADLHKTVKEIIGGAFSYSGQRCTAIKRVLVDETVADELVKLLKPEVEKLTMGSPLDNHTIIPLIDLNSADFVQGLIDDALAQNAKLIVGNKRECNLMAATLIDHVTTDMRLAWEEPFGPVLPIIRCKTEEEMVKIANKSNFGLQASIFTRNINKAFHLAHELETGTVNINGKSQRGPDSFPFLGIKESGQGVQGIKETLNSVTRIKGLVINY, from the coding sequence ATGAATTGAACACTTGATGCTCTAATTGATGGAAAGTTAATTAATAATGGTGAATGATTAGAAATTATTTCACCAATAGATTTAAAACCGTGTGGAAAGGTCCCAGCCTTAAAAGCGAAAGAAATTGATTTAGCTTTTAAAAGTGCTCGTCAACACAAACGTGAATGGGCGAATTTAACGTTATTTGAACGAATTAAATATTTAGAAGACTGAAGTGCCTTATTGCTTAAACATAAAGCAGAGTTAGCAAAAATTATGGCTTATGAAGTTGGAAAAAATCTTAAAGATGGTGAAACTGAAGTTTTACGATCAGTTGAATATATTGAATATACTATTGAAGAAGCCAAAAGAATACAACCAGAAGCTTTAACCGGTGATGGATGAAATATTAAAAACAAAATGGGAATCTTTACGAGAGTACCACGGGGTGTTATTTTAGCAATTTCACCATACAATTATCCTGTTAACTTAAGTATTTCTAAAATTGCGCCGAGCTTGGTTGTTGGAAACACCGTTGTTTTTAAACCAGCAACCAATGGTAGTTTAGTTGGGTTATATATGGCAAAATTAGCGATGGAAGCTAATTTTCCCCGTGGTGTTTTCAATGTGGTAACAGGAAGAGGGCGTGATATTGGTGATTTATTAGTTAGTCACCATGAAATTAATTTAATTTCCTTTACGGGTTCAGTAGAAGTTGGAAATCATATTAAAAATATGGCCAAAGGTCGGGAATTGGTTTTAGAATTAGGGGGGAAAGACCCCGCGTTAGTATTAGCGGATGCTGATTTGCATAAAACAGTTAAAGAAATTATTGGTGGGGCTTTTTCTTACTCAGGGCAGCGTTGTACAGCCATTAAGAGGGTCTTAGTTGATGAAACAGTGGCTGATGAGTTAGTAAAACTATTAAAACCAGAGGTTGAAAAATTAACAATGGGTTCCCCATTAGATAACCATACCATTATTCCCCTAATTGATTTAAACTCAGCTGATTTTGTGCAAGGTTTAATTGATGATGCCTTAGCACAAAATGCTAAATTGATTGTTGGTAATAAAAGAGAATGCAACTTGATGGCAGCTACTTTAATTGACCATGTAACAACTGATATGCGTTTAGCATGAGAAGAACCATTTGGTCCAGTGTTACCAATTATTCGTTGTAAAACTGAAGAAGAAATGGTTAAAATTGCTAATAAATCAAATTTTGGTTTACAAGCAAGTATTTTTACGAGAAATATTAACAAAGCCTTTCATTTAGCGCATGAATTAGAAACCGGAACTGTTAATATTAATGGGAAATCACAACGAGGACCCGATTCCTTCCCATTCTTAGGAATTAAAGAATCAGGGCAAGGGGTCCAAGGAATTAAAGAAACATTAAATTCAGTAACAAGAATTAAAGGTTTAGTAATTAATTACTAA
- a CDS encoding MATE family efflux transporter: MVLIMVIQGLYNIIDKNMAQSFTQDDIMARFGITAKNADNLVNLTTGYTMTAYYTIFSFAMLFGVGCSIVFSMEYGKRNIAAMRKIMGNMIVLQIITSIFISTVVFFLMNNNFHALLVRVQMNSSLSSTIQEHYVTLDWEYSRIFIFCSPLLFLSFALPTFLRTEGKVFIVLLMQVLSIPVNVLFSFIFAKLCHLEMSGVMMGSMMAWTFNICFSTAIIIFSKNSYCKFGFKDMKLSFAVIKRAMPIGVGAFFMNFANAIQILISTILVVHLPGQDDVYFTLNGQRVQATSVGIYICQLVYTSISPFMVIFISAGIGLSQGATAICAYAYGAKKYQRIEKILFRVAFLELIWFFIVFIIILAFADQMMKLYEFPAELVGKYRWYAVLNFSTYLFAAATYTAMTLYSSIGRPVQTMISSMLRSLLVIVPLSLIGFGVSNATGNNIDYFVFTGLNDLICALILIPMLYTTWRKNKAKLIDYPDDFVQQAKDNAVENDEQNIIIHNDSK; the protein is encoded by the coding sequence ATGGTATTAATTATGGTTATTCAGGGGTTATATAATATTATTGATAAAAATATGGCGCAAAGTTTTACCCAGGATGATATTATGGCTCGGTTTGGGATTACTGCTAAAAACGCTGATAATTTAGTAAATTTAACAACAGGTTATACAATGACTGCTTATTACACAATTTTTTCGTTCGCGATGTTATTTGGGGTTGGTTGTTCAATTGTTTTTTCAATGGAATATGGAAAACGAAATATTGCTGCGATGCGAAAAATTATGGGGAACATGATTGTTTTGCAAATTATTACTTCAATTTTTATCAGTACCGTGGTGTTTTTCTTAATGAATAATAATTTTCATGCCTTATTAGTGCGGGTGCAGATGAATAGTTCTTTATCATCAACAATTCAAGAGCACTATGTAACTTTAGATTGGGAATATTCGCGGATTTTTATCTTTTGTTCACCCTTGTTATTTTTATCATTTGCCTTGCCAACTTTTTTACGTACCGAAGGAAAAGTTTTTATTGTTTTATTAATGCAAGTTTTATCAATTCCCGTCAACGTGTTATTTTCGTTTATTTTTGCTAAACTTTGTCACTTAGAAATGTCCGGAGTGATGATGGGAAGTATGATGGCGTGAACCTTTAATATCTGTTTTTCAACTGCAATTATTATCTTTTCTAAAAATTCATATTGTAAATTTGGATTTAAAGATATGAAACTATCATTTGCGGTTATTAAACGGGCAATGCCAATTGGAGTGGGAGCGTTTTTTATGAACTTTGCCAATGCCATTCAAATTTTAATTTCAACGATTTTAGTTGTTCATTTACCTGGCCAAGATGATGTTTACTTTACTCTAAATGGTCAACGTGTGCAAGCAACTAGTGTTGGCATCTATATTTGTCAATTAGTCTATACTTCGATTTCACCCTTTATGGTGATCTTTATTTCCGCAGGAATTGGATTATCTCAAGGAGCAACTGCTATCTGTGCCTATGCTTATGGGGCAAAAAAATATCAGCGGATTGAAAAAATTCTCTTTCGGGTGGCATTCTTAGAATTAATTTGGTTCTTTATCGTCTTTATTATTATTTTAGCGTTTGCTGATCAAATGATGAAGTTATATGAGTTTCCCGCCGAATTAGTTGGTAAATACCGATGATATGCTGTTTTAAACTTCTCAACATATCTGTTTGCTGCTGCAACTTATACAGCGATGACTTTATACTCATCAATTGGCCGTCCTGTTCAAACAATGATTTCTTCAATGTTGCGTTCATTATTAGTAATTGTACCATTATCATTAATTGGATTTGGGGTAAGTAATGCGACTGGTAATAATATTGATTACTTTGTTTTCACTGGGTTAAATGACTTAATTTGTGCGTTAATTTTAATTCCAATGCTTTATACAACATGGCGGAAAAATAAAGCTAAGTTAATTGATTATCCTGACGATTTTGTCCAACAAGCCAAGGACAATGCGGTTGAAAATGATGAACAAAATATTATTATTCATAATGATTCTAAATAA